Sequence from the Lycium ferocissimum isolate CSIRO_LF1 unplaced genomic scaffold, AGI_CSIRO_Lferr_CH_V1 ctg5738, whole genome shotgun sequence genome:
TAAGGCAACAAAGGTTGCAACAGCGCCAGCTCAGCCAGTGGTAGTGGTTGCTTTAGTGGTGAAAGATTTTATGGGCCAAGTGTTGGATCTGTTGAATGGTCCGACCGAGGAGATGGTGTACTACCGTTGAAGCCGTCGGGTGTGAGATTGGGTGGTCGCCTCGTGACGCAGTTCGTGCTCCATGGCTACGACATGTCATAGTTTATGGCACCACGTTTAGATGAGGCTCCAAGACTTAGGGTATTTCCTAGCCAGTGGTAGGGCCGGTGTTTTCGCTGACcaacatgatttgttttggaggttcactaagatgaagcctccTGTCTTCTATGGCACTGAGGCTGAGGATGCGTATGAGTTCATCATGGACCGTCAAAAGAGGCTCCATCAGATTGGGGCGGTGGAGAAGTATGGTGTTAAGTTTGTGACCTTCTAGCTCTTGGGAGATGCCAAGTTTTGGTGGAGGGCTTTTATGAAGTGTAGGTCAGCGAGATTGCCTCTGTTGACATGGACGCAATTGTATTAGGTCTTCTTAGAGAAATATGTTCCTCGTACCTTGAGGGACAGGAGGTATGATGAGTTTAGTAATAATAAACAGGGTAATTTGACAGTCGCTGCTTATGAGGCCAAGTTCCATTCTCTGTCTCATTATGCTTTCCAGCTATTACCTACTAAGGAGAGAGTTCGTGATTTGCGAGTAGGTGAACATCATTTTTCGCCTTTGTTAGTTCTTCAGCCTGCGCCGTGTGCTTCCCTTCAGAGGTGGATCATGTTTGGACCGGCCGAAGGTGTTAGGAAAGACGGGGTTATAATAAGTACGCGagagaagaaggcccgaaaGGGGCGGTAGTTTCTGAAGGCTCTTTCTCGCTAGAGTTCCCAAGTCTACTTGGGACGCTCGTTCTGCCTAGCCATGGAGGCTTTAGTTGGAGGCCCACAGGGCCTACTCTCTCAGTCGGCCAGGGTGTTCGCAGCGATTTCCGCACTATGGTGGTTATTCGGCTTCTTCATTTTCTATTCAGCGTCCGACGCTAGACCGTGGATGCTTTGAGTGTGGTGAGATGGGTCACTTCAAGAGGAGTTGTACCATACTTAGACATAAAAGGGCCGTGGCGTCGGGGCCGCCCTCCCAGGTCCAAGCCATCGCCAGGGACAGATCCATGGGTGAAATCGGTGGCTCGCATCAAGTGCCAAACACTCCAAATTGCGAGGTGGACATTAGCTCTGGTGAGGGGTGAATCTCGGGGATAGGGCAGCTGATTTTCAGGAAATTTGCAA
This genomic interval carries:
- the LOC132044989 gene encoding uncharacterized protein LOC132044989, which encodes MKPPVFYGTEAEDAYEFIMDRQKRLHQIGAVEKYGVKFVFLEKYVPRTLRDRRYDEFSNNKQGNLTVAAYEAKFHSLSHYAFQLLPTKERVRDLRSKEDYKKHLRVVLGFLRDKELYAKFSKCEFWLESVSFLGHVVLKEGIMVDPKKIEP